The following coding sequences are from one Gossypium hirsutum isolate 1008001.06 chromosome A12, Gossypium_hirsutum_v2.1, whole genome shotgun sequence window:
- the LOC107946133 gene encoding uclacyanin 1, with protein MAVLRTLVCLTAIGMFMELAMAANHTVGGASGGWDTSTDLQSWVASQTFAVGDNLIFQYTPNHDVLEVTKADHDSCQTSSPLQTYTDGNTVIPLTSPGKRYFICGTLGHCSQGMQIEIDTLATSTPPSASPSPSSPPSASPAPETSPSPANTPESAPGSPLSPDAPSAESPTLASPPASSANKSSFRTCLTLGFGLVLMVLLAL; from the exons ATGGCAGTGCTCCGAACATTAGTTTGTTTGACAGCCATAGGCATGTTCATGGAACTCGCCATGGCAGCAAATCACACAGTTGGAGGTGCGAGTGGTGGCTGGGATACAAGCACTGACCTACAATCTTGGGTTGCATCTCAAACATTTGCAGTAGGCGATAATCTGA TTTTTCAGTACACTCCGAACCATGATGTGCTTGAAGTTACGAAGGCAGACCATGACTCCTGCCAGACGAGTAGCCCTCTTCAGACATATACCGATGGCAACACAGTCATACCCCTTACTTCTCCAGGAAAGCGATACTTCATCTGTGGAACACTTGGACACTGTAGCCAAGGAATGCAGATTGAAATCGACACATTAGCCACGTCAACGCCACCATCGGCATCTCCTTCTCCTTCCTCTCCGCCATCTGCATCTCCGGCTCCGGAAACTTCTCCCTCACCTGCAAATACCCCAGAATCAGCTCCTGGCAGTCCCTTATCCCCTGATGCGCCTTCAGCTGAATCACCCACTCTTGCTTCTCCACCTGCATCATCAGCTAACAAGAGCAGTTTCCGAACATGTCTTACATTGGGGTTTGGCCTTGTGTTGATGGTGCTTTTGGCTCTCTAA